AATTCCTTTAAGGTACCTAATAGATTTTGATAATTTATTCCCGGAGCGGCAACCAGACCTTCCACTTGATGGAACTCAGGCAAATGCTTATAGTCAAAGGTTTCTCTTCTGAATACCCTTCCTACTGAAAACATTTTGATAGGAAGTTCACCTTTTGCCAATCTTTGAGTGGAAATGCCAGTTGTATGGGTCCTTAAAACAGATTGACGAGCAATATCAGCATCCCACTTGTAGTTCCAACCTTCAGAACCGGTGTTTCCACCATCTTCATGAGTTTTTGCCACTCTTTCCACAAGAGCATCATCAGGCAAATCACAAGTCAATGGATTCTTTACATAAAATGTGTCCTGCATTTCTCTTGCAGCATGATCTTGAGGCTGGAAGAGGGAATCGAAATTCCAAAATGCTGATTCCAAATAATCTCCCTTATCTTCAGTAAAGCCCATATTCAAGAAGATTTCCCTAATTTCCTGAATAATTCTTCTTAAAGGATGTTCCTTACCTGGGAAGAATAAAGGATATTCCGCATTAATGTCATAAGGCCTGTATTTCAAGTCTTTCCAGGACCCCTCCTTAAGCTGTTCATGAGTCAATTGAGTGGCTTCCTCAACTATGTCAAAGCCAGTAGCCAAAATCTCATGACCTAAGTCAGTCAATTCAAAGCTATGTAAAGTTGTTTTTTGCTCGGCAATGAGGTTTTTCCTTTCCTTAAGTGCAGATAAACCTTTAGCCATATCCTCATCCATCTGCTCTTTGGACACTTGTGCCTTTTCAATAAGGGTTTTCAATAGGGACTCATCATCACCTAACTTATCCTTGCTGGATTCACCTACTTCAGTGATGGACAATACTCCCTTATCCATTTTTGCCCAACTTTTACGAACCAACCATCCGATTGAGATATTGATTTCCTTTTTGTCAAGATCTTCCAAGCTGGCCAAATCCTTCATAGCCAATTCCTTTTTATCCTGCAAGACCTTTAGGATTCTTCTTTCAGGAAGGCCGATTTCAGCATATTTCCTACCGTTTTCAGTCAAGCTGAATTTCTCTTTTGTCTCTTTATTTACT
The Methanobrevibacter sp. DNA segment above includes these coding regions:
- a CDS encoding phenylalanine--tRNA ligase subunit alpha — translated: MSEDINKIINELHIYEKKLLKELEINENATPEEIAENTGLNIKSVMSAAGSLASKGIIIVNKETKEKFSLTENGRKYAEIGLPERRILKVLQDKKELAMKDLASLEDLDKKEINISIGWLVRKSWAKMDKGVLSITEVGESSKDKLGDDESLLKTLIEKAQVSKEQMDEDMAKGLSALKERKNLIAEQKTTLHSFELTDLGHEILATGFDIVEEATQLTHEQLKEGSWKDLKYRPYDINAEYPLFFPGKEHPLRRIIQEIREIFLNMGFTEDKGDYLESAFWNFDSLFQPQDHAAREMQDTFYVKNPLTCDLPDDALVERVAKTHEDGGNTGSEGWNYKWDADIARQSVLRTHTTGISTQRLAKGELPIKMFSVGRVFRRETFDYKHLPEFHQVEGLVAAPGINYQNLLGTLKEFYKKLGFEVRFRPAYFPYTYLSTECEIYLEEKESWIELGGCGMFRPEVLEPLGINTPALAFGLGIERLAMIRYDLSDIRMLYKSDISWLREVPLEEGVKFD